The DNA segment GATCCTGGTGCAGACGTCAGATCTTCAGTATAGATTGTCTGAATTGAGTCGATGACCAGTACCTTTGGATGGAGCGACTGGGATACCTCTATAATCTGTTCAGCCTGTGTCTCAGTCAGCAGGTCGAGCTTTGATGGATCCACCCCCAAGCGTTGCGCCCGCATGGATATCTGTCTGGCTGACTCCTCTCCCGTCACATAGAGAACCGGTATCTCCGTAGCCAGTTTCGCCATAATCTGCAGCAACAGGGTAGACTTTCCAATCCCTGGGTCACCTCCAATCAGCACTACAGATCCATGAACCATGCCCCCACCAAGCACCCTGTCCATCTCGGTGATTCCTGTTGAGCTCAAAGCATCAGTTGCAGTTTCAACCTCAGACAGATTAACTATCTTTGCACGCTCTCCAGCATATCCGGCAAAACGTCCTCCGCTCTCCTTACCGGATGAGGAAACCGCCATCTCGGTCAGGCAGTTCCACCCCTTGCAGGTAGCACACTGCCCTGCCCACTTGGGAGAGACATCACCACACTCTGTACAGACAAATTCAACTTTGCTCTTTACCACAGACTATCCCTCCTCTCGTCTGACCCTTGAGGTTAACTGACAAAGCAACTCATAAGAGATGGTGTCTGCCTTATCTGCAATCTCCTCTATCGGCAATCCATCTCCCCACAATATTGCCCGATCACCAACCATCGCATCTGGCACCTCTGTCAGATCTACAGTTATCATATCCATGGATACTCTACCCACAAGAGGGACCCTCTGATCCCTGATCAACACTGGAGTACCCGTGGGCAGAGAACGGGGATAGCCATGACCATAGCCAATGGCAACCACCCCAATACTCATATCTTCCGGCGCACACCAGGTGGAGCCATAACCAACACAATCTCCCCTCTGCAACTTTTTGACAGCAATCAGCGGGGCCTTTAGTGTCATGACCGGCTTCAGACCAATAGAGTCTGCACTCTGTTGAGAAAATGGCGAGCCTCCATACAACATGATTCCCGGACGCACAAAGTCATAATGGGTGCTGTTGTCAGAGAGCAGGGCTGCAGAATTTGCCATGCTACGCCTGATATCAAGCTGTTGGCCTGATGTCTCGAACAACTCTTGTTGCTGCTGATTCATCTTATGATCTGGCTTATCGGCATTGGCAAAATGGGAGATCAGAACCAATTGATCAACACATGAACTCTCTTCCATAAGTGGTAACAACTGATCCACCCGCTGCGGATAAAACCCAAGACGGTGCATTCCGCTATCCACCTTTAACCACACCACCAATGAGCGCTTCAGGTGTGTGGATTTCAGCAGACTCCACTGCTCTTTCGAATGCACTACCGTCTGCAAATCAAGCTGAGAGGCAGCATGCAGCTCCTCCTCCCCTTCAAACCCCTCAAGCAACAGGATAGGCTTCTGAACTCCGGCACTCCTCAGCTGAACCGCCTCATCCAGGCACCCAACAGCAAACATGTCTGCCTGATATAGAGCATGAGCAACCGTTAACAATCCATGTCCATATCCATTAGCCTTGATTACAGCAACAACCTGGGTCTGGTCTGAAACTCTATCTCTTGCCTGTTGCAGATTATGTCGAAGCGCCTCCAGATTAATGGTGGCGGTAACCTGACGACTCATTCGTGTGCGCCGGGATGGCTGGCCATGTAGGTAGGGGCAAGATTGTCGAAACGGGTATATTCCCCATGGAATGCAACTTTCACTGTGCCAATAGATCCATGACGCTGTTTGCCCAGAATAATCTCTGCAGTCCCTCGATCCGGACTCTCCTCGTTGTATACCTCATCACGGTATATAAAGACGATAATATCTGCGTCCTGCTCGATAGAACCAGATTCACGAAGATCAGACATTACCGGACGACGGTTGGGACGTGACTCCAGTGAACGATTGAGCTGTGACAGCGCAATCACCGGGATATTCATCTCCTTTGCCATCGCCTTGAGAGAGCGGGAT comes from the Candidatus Thiopontia autotrophica genome and includes:
- the alr gene encoding alanine racemase, producing the protein MSRQVTATINLEALRHNLQQARDRVSDQTQVVAVIKANGYGHGLLTVAHALYQADMFAVGCLDEAVQLRSAGVQKPILLLEGFEGEEELHAASQLDLQTVVHSKEQWSLLKSTHLKRSLVVWLKVDSGMHRLGFYPQRVDQLLPLMEESSCVDQLVLISHFANADKPDHKMNQQQQELFETSGQQLDIRRSMANSAALLSDNSTHYDFVRPGIMLYGGSPFSQQSADSIGLKPVMTLKAPLIAVKKLQRGDCVGYGSTWCAPEDMSIGVVAIGYGHGYPRSLPTGTPVLIRDQRVPLVGRVSMDMITVDLTEVPDAMVGDRAILWGDGLPIEEIADKADTISYELLCQLTSRVRREEG